A DNA window from Sporosarcina sp. ANT_H38 contains the following coding sequences:
- a CDS encoding oligosaccharide flippase family protein yields the protein MSSFIRGTVVLMVAVFLTKLLGFVFRIQFMRIAGEEAVGIYMTAYPAFIFFLSLVQLGVPIAIAKVIAELEAKGQSVKIPSLMKTASFITILTATVFIPASILFVPYLSETLLGNSASSITLYVGIAIVPIAAIGGLIRGYFQGIARIEETAWSQIIEQICRIALITWLLPHLLVADNTALSAAYAMGITLLAEMLSVLYLLFKYRQQQKRRPKQQEKLKRYPMEPLLAIALPSSGSRLFGTFTWFLEPIIFLRALAFSGVSAVAATTLYGIVSGVLVPLLLFPAFIPYALSVVLVPAVSGAVASNNTSKLKERIHLSLRLSALTGTFAATVFFIHGQELAEKLFHVTQGASYMALLAPVFFFYYIQGPLYSILQATGDAKAGMMNSVYGGIAKLGVMFILASQPGLQVTGAVLAIGFGVLITSFLHIATLRKNKSTATGFTIFALPYASFIMTCIMRPIFIPIGDFGLFTECAISIVFLLVILILTGQVKKSDLFLFKKLLKNY from the coding sequence TTGTCTTCATTCATCCGCGGAACTGTCGTCCTGATGGTTGCCGTCTTCCTAACCAAGCTATTAGGATTCGTCTTCCGGATTCAATTCATGCGGATTGCAGGCGAAGAAGCGGTCGGCATCTACATGACCGCTTATCCCGCTTTTATCTTTTTCCTGTCACTTGTTCAGCTTGGTGTACCGATTGCCATAGCCAAAGTGATTGCTGAACTCGAAGCGAAAGGGCAATCCGTAAAAATCCCTTCCCTTATGAAGACTGCTTCCTTCATTACCATTTTGACAGCAACGGTATTCATACCAGCTTCAATCTTGTTCGTTCCCTACTTATCTGAAACGCTTCTCGGTAATTCAGCATCATCCATAACACTGTACGTCGGAATCGCAATCGTACCAATTGCTGCCATTGGGGGCTTGATCCGCGGATATTTCCAAGGTATCGCACGTATCGAAGAAACAGCCTGGTCACAAATCATTGAACAAATATGCCGGATTGCGCTAATCACATGGCTTTTGCCACATCTTCTTGTAGCTGACAATACAGCATTGAGTGCAGCTTATGCGATGGGCATTACGCTTCTTGCCGAAATGCTATCTGTCCTCTATTTGTTGTTCAAATATAGACAGCAACAGAAACGCAGACCAAAACAACAAGAAAAACTTAAGCGTTATCCAATGGAACCTCTGCTGGCGATCGCTTTGCCATCGTCTGGTAGCCGTCTGTTCGGTACGTTTACTTGGTTCCTTGAACCAATTATCTTCCTCCGCGCACTCGCATTTTCAGGGGTTTCAGCTGTAGCTGCCACAACACTGTATGGCATTGTATCCGGTGTACTCGTGCCGCTACTCCTATTCCCTGCTTTCATCCCATATGCCTTGTCTGTTGTCCTGGTTCCCGCCGTAAGCGGAGCAGTTGCGTCAAATAATACGAGTAAACTGAAAGAACGGATTCATCTGTCCCTGCGCTTATCCGCTTTAACAGGAACTTTTGCAGCTACAGTTTTTTTCATCCACGGGCAGGAGTTGGCTGAGAAACTATTTCACGTTACCCAAGGAGCATCCTATATGGCGTTACTTGCTCCTGTTTTTTTCTTTTATTATATCCAAGGTCCTCTCTATTCAATTTTACAAGCAACGGGTGACGCCAAGGCAGGGATGATGAACTCCGTATACGGCGGTATCGCTAAACTTGGGGTCATGTTCATCCTCGCTTCCCAGCCCGGTCTACAAGTGACAGGGGCAGTCCTTGCGATCGGCTTCGGTGTGCTAATTACATCATTCCTTCATATAGCAACACTTCGGAAAAACAAATCGACCGCTACTGGTTTCACTATATTTGCTTTGCCATATGCTTCATTTATCATGACTTGTATCATGCGTCCGATTTTCATACCAATCGGGGATTTCGGATTATTTACAGAATGTGCAATTTCGATAGTTTTCCTTCTGGTTATTTTAATTCTGACTGGCCAAGTGAAAAAAAGTGATCTATTTCTATTTAAGAAACTCTTGAAAAATTATTGA
- a CDS encoding DUF421 domain-containing protein translates to MNDLLIIGFRTVFLYVLILIILRIMGKREVGELGVIDVVVFIIMAEVAAFALESPDQNIIHSILPMIILLFIQLISSYFSLKSKRFRDIVDGEPTLIIRHGVILEQEMRKQRYNLDDLFQQLREQQVGSVHEVSFAYLEPSGNLSVFKHDDIQPVLALISDGYIQSRHLELIGKTDEWLLNGLRQLGVNDVKEIFYCSFENDELKFQLKEAYQ, encoded by the coding sequence ATGAATGATTTACTAATCATCGGTTTTCGGACCGTTTTTCTTTATGTACTCATTTTGATCATCTTACGAATTATGGGGAAACGTGAAGTCGGTGAGCTTGGAGTAATCGACGTTGTTGTCTTTATAATAATGGCAGAAGTTGCTGCATTTGCACTTGAATCCCCCGACCAGAATATAATTCACTCTATTCTACCGATGATTATCTTGCTCTTTATTCAACTCATTTCCTCTTATTTTTCATTAAAAAGTAAAAGGTTTAGAGACATTGTCGACGGTGAACCAACACTTATCATTAGGCACGGAGTCATACTGGAGCAGGAAATGCGAAAACAGCGCTATAATTTGGATGATTTGTTCCAGCAACTTCGTGAGCAGCAGGTCGGCTCCGTCCATGAAGTGTCTTTCGCGTATTTGGAACCGTCTGGAAATCTATCGGTTTTTAAACATGATGATATTCAACCGGTACTTGCGCTGATTTCAGACGGCTATATTCAATCTAGACATTTAGAACTTATCGGTAAAACAGACGAGTGGCTTTTAAATGGACTCAGGCAACTTGGAGTGAATGATGTAAAAGAAATTTTTTATTGTTCATTTGAAAATGATGAACTGAAGTTCCAGTTAAAAGAAGCTTATCAATAA
- a CDS encoding post-transcriptional regulator codes for MPREFGRLFTHMLPAIESKKTEFHLYGYTTVTEEDIWTFCVKKKWRKKNIEEMGMHEIADGILKITSAEFMTFTQIEEQRSSNWFSDLNSEELQILLSPRQIEK; via the coding sequence ATGCCTAGAGAATTCGGCCGACTGTTCACACATATGTTGCCTGCAATTGAAAGCAAAAAAACTGAATTTCATCTGTACGGCTATACAACAGTAACCGAGGAGGATATTTGGACATTTTGTGTCAAGAAGAAATGGCGTAAAAAGAATATCGAGGAGATGGGAATGCATGAAATTGCGGATGGAATCCTTAAAATCACATCTGCAGAATTTATGACATTTACACAAATTGAAGAACAACGTAGTTCAAATTGGTTTTCCGATTTGAATAGTGAAGAACTTCAAATCTTACTTTCACCACGTCAAATCGAAAAGTAA